One Dialister invisus DSM 15470 genomic region harbors:
- the sdaAB gene encoding L-serine ammonia-lyase, iron-sulfur-dependent subunit beta: MGIFDIIGPVMIGPSSSHTAGAARIGKIAREILNDEPVSAEITLYGSFATTGKGHGTDKALVAGLMGYAPDSGTIRDAITTAEERGLSVSFQASSLDMGHPNVAEIKMKGKSGRMATVVGRSLGGGRVMITEIDGFPVEITGEEYTLLTNHNDVPGIVADVGKILAEEHVNISNMRVFRKGKGTEAVMIIHSDQKVPESVICRIKEGNKNINSVMTLDII, translated from the coding sequence ATGGGGATATTTGATATTATAGGACCGGTCATGATCGGTCCTTCCAGCTCACATACGGCAGGCGCCGCGCGTATTGGAAAAATAGCACGGGAAATATTAAATGACGAACCGGTTTCAGCGGAGATTACGCTGTACGGTTCTTTTGCAACCACAGGAAAGGGGCACGGTACGGATAAGGCGCTCGTGGCGGGTCTTATGGGCTATGCGCCCGACAGCGGCACGATCCGTGATGCGATTACTACCGCGGAGGAACGGGGGCTTTCCGTTTCCTTTCAGGCATCTTCCCTGGATATGGGACATCCCAATGTGGCGGAAATCAAAATGAAGGGGAAAAGTGGAAGAATGGCGACAGTGGTAGGGCGGTCCTTAGGCGGCGGCCGTGTCATGATTACGGAAATTGACGGGTTCCCTGTGGAAATCACGGGTGAGGAGTATACACTCCTCACCAATCATAATGACGTGCCCGGTATTGTTGCCGATGTAGGGAAGATTCTTGCAGAAGAACATGTGAATATTTCCAATATGCGCGTATTCCGCAAAGGGAAAGGAACGGAAGCGGTGATGATCATCCATTCCGACCAAAAGGTTCCCGAATCTGTTATTTGCAGGATCAAAGAAGGAAATAAAAATATCAACAGTGTTATGACACTGGATATTATTTAA
- a CDS encoding adenosylcobinamide amidohydrolase, with the protein MDTTITLPAGGKLHASRSHLCLAFEKTRFSLSTAIYGGGFKEINYAVNQKLETFYPSEDRFPGGSVPEFLRLSILENGYDPAKACALLTAAKMEWRSVKTFSHKELLLDAVTTGGAEKTAARAGSPPLYTEKDGHFFPVGTINIMISLNISLPSAIMTRAIITITEGKTAALQDLGIADVNNGLPATGTGTDGITLITDPDAPRYTDAGTFSVLGSLLASAAYETVRECLELYDKPWNRDDSLATPPAVDLSRLRNKECGH; encoded by the coding sequence ATGGACACAACGATTACACTGCCGGCGGGAGGGAAACTGCATGCATCACGTTCCCACCTTTGTCTGGCTTTTGAAAAAACACGTTTTTCCCTTTCCACTGCCATTTACGGCGGCGGTTTTAAAGAAATCAATTATGCAGTCAACCAGAAACTGGAAACCTTTTATCCATCGGAAGATCGATTTCCCGGAGGGTCTGTCCCTGAATTTTTACGTCTTTCCATTTTGGAAAACGGATATGATCCGGCAAAGGCCTGCGCCCTTCTTACAGCGGCAAAGATGGAATGGCGTTCCGTGAAAACATTTTCCCATAAGGAGCTTCTTCTTGACGCAGTTACTACGGGCGGTGCGGAAAAAACGGCGGCCCGCGCAGGTTCTCCGCCGCTCTATACAGAAAAAGACGGTCACTTCTTTCCTGTAGGTACGATCAATATCATGATCAGTCTGAATATTTCCCTTCCTTCCGCCATCATGACGCGGGCCATCATAACGATCACTGAAGGGAAGACGGCAGCCCTGCAGGATCTGGGTATCGCCGATGTGAATAACGGCCTGCCTGCTACTGGAACGGGAACGGACGGCATCACGCTCATCACCGATCCGGATGCCCCGCGTTATACGGACGCAGGCACTTTCTCCGTCCTCGGTTCGCTTCTCGCTTCCGCAGCGTATGAAACAGTCCGCGAATGTCTGGAGCTCTATGACAAGCCATGGAACCGGGATGATTCTCTCGCTACGCCGCCCGCCGTCGATTTGTCCCGCTTAAGGAATAAAGAATGCGGTCATTAG
- a CDS encoding zeta toxin family protein, with the protein MPYDERSINELYESAEITPMGIQLEVNAEIFTTIYNLLSNMRSEEGIQQEDEKRLLHLWRKTVRAMAKVELRKGHGISMEKQIEMLKEAYAIETKYTADQLFSSVSSSKLTKEELEEVRRFSAEEMNTLFNSVIWPAMIKGKTGAQENPTAFIIAGQPGSGKTRMSSVIIDDYDGDIIQSMSDNFRGFHPRAKEVFQKYGRYCTYFSTKEGKYLSDLAMRKAAEEKYHILQEGSLDDSAHTMALISYLKEKGYTICVLLRACPKKDSWKAIHQLYLQQRLKAPGLSRLISKEQHDKACLSFLSATNDLIDQNLMDRLIIKSPKGLLYDSDDMPTERVSDVLSKRIGK; encoded by the coding sequence ATGCCATATGACGAGCGATCGATCAATGAACTGTATGAATCCGCGGAAATTACCCCCATGGGAATCCAGTTGGAAGTGAACGCGGAAATATTCACCACGATTTACAATCTGCTTTCCAATATGAGAAGTGAAGAAGGAATCCAACAGGAGGATGAAAAACGCCTTCTCCATTTATGGCGGAAAACGGTTCGCGCCATGGCCAAGGTGGAACTCCGCAAAGGTCATGGGATTTCTATGGAAAAACAGATTGAAATGCTCAAAGAGGCATATGCCATCGAAACGAAGTACACGGCAGACCAGCTTTTTTCTTCCGTGAGCTCCTCCAAACTGACAAAAGAAGAGTTGGAAGAAGTCCGACGTTTTTCCGCCGAAGAGATGAATACCCTTTTCAACTCGGTTATCTGGCCTGCCATGATAAAGGGCAAAACAGGGGCGCAGGAGAATCCGACAGCCTTCATTATCGCAGGCCAGCCAGGTTCCGGAAAGACACGGATGTCCTCCGTGATCATCGATGACTACGACGGCGACATTATCCAGTCCATGAGTGACAACTTCCGCGGGTTTCATCCCCGGGCAAAAGAAGTTTTTCAGAAATACGGACGCTATTGTACCTATTTTTCCACAAAGGAAGGGAAATATCTTTCTGACTTAGCCATGCGGAAAGCAGCAGAAGAGAAGTATCACATTCTCCAGGAAGGCTCTCTTGATGACTCCGCCCACACCATGGCGCTCATCAGTTATCTGAAAGAAAAAGGATATACTATCTGCGTACTTCTCCGTGCCTGCCCGAAGAAAGACAGCTGGAAAGCCATCCACCAGCTTTACCTGCAGCAGCGGTTAAAAGCGCCGGGCCTGTCCAGACTCATTTCAAAAGAACAGCATGATAAGGCCTGTCTCTCTTTCCTGTCAGCCACCAATGATTTGATTGACCAAAACCTCATGGACCGGCTCATTATCAAAAGTCCGAAAGGCCTTCTGTATGACAGCGATGATATGCCGACAGAGCGGGTAAGCGACGTCCTGTCCAAACGTATCGGCAAGTAA
- a CDS encoding PolC-type DNA polymerase III — translation MGKYRLKSKQKGSVITLMEVDTECQAWYIQADDRNAALQVLKAMSDEIRCLRNIYLNGDDVTEEVCPLLMTIGDASLPEEEFSEMYGAGNPDGGMDMHRTEDSPEGEADSEPVFKLPSIRDVQAAMAAAPPVEDRPALSQTAGISFSSELPSLASVLPASAFQLSASGEKRTDGILLGRSHIKGKISDISTIREEQGGIVVQGTVIGCECRELRENRCLFTMKLADETDGILCKKFFEKKEDAQKLTGVKKNMTVKVRGNVQLDKFTGGLVLNISQMEQGKEKEINHEDMAETPRVELHLHTKMSLDGLIDNEEIIRTAAKWKHPAVAITDHGVIQAFPQIQTLAAKYGQKVIYGMEGYLIDEVPEDIDSDRQQYSHIILLAKNITGLRNLYRLVTLSHLKYYRKRPLLPRPLLEEFRDGLMYGSACVMGEFFRAVLNGDSDEELIRLAKFYDYLEVQPLGNNEFLLYEDKYAAITTKKDLQELNKKVIEIGEKAGIPVCATSDAHYLFAEYARDRDILLSNWEKPGKIESHPPVYLRTTEEMLEEFSYLPKEKAEEIVITNTRRVAEQCEVIEPLAEEWKSYNPKIAGADDKLKAMCYEKAVELYGEPLPEIIRDRLDLELTPIINHGYGVLYYIAHKLVKHSNDRGYLVGSRGSVGSSFVATLAGITEVNPLPPHYVCPHCHWNQFFTDGSVGGGFDLADKKCPNCGTELNKDGHNIPFAVFLGFDGDKVPDIDLNFSSGDDQAVAHKYTEELFGRDNVFRAGTIAGIQDKTAFGFVKRYAENRGLTFNDIFIEKLSAGVAGVKRTTGQHPAGIMVCPRDMDIHNFTPLQYAANKRWLKDETGEKIPGTITTHFDYHSISGRMLKLDILGHDDPKVIRMLQDITGIDPLHIPFNDEKTLSLFSSPDALGITSEQLKAAVGDKGITVGAIGLPEFGTPFVRGMLEDTRPKNFSELVRISGFSHGTNVWLNNARDLITSGKVKLEEAISTRDDIMNYLIEHHVKPLTAFKVMENVRKGKGLEKGNSNNRKELEDARVPQWFIDSCLKISYLFPRAHAVAYVMMAFRIAWFKVYEPLAYYAAYFTIRAEGAFNAAVILRGLASQSAELARINSLPHPTAVEKGSATVIEAAAEMYLRGLKFLPIDLNKSSASEFLMEDGALRPPFNCIPALGNTVAKEIVEARREHPFTSKEDLKKRGKVSQSIIDTMDEMGILHGMPEEEQINLFSF, via the coding sequence ATGGGAAAGTATCGGCTGAAATCAAAGCAGAAAGGTTCAGTCATTACTTTAATGGAAGTGGATACAGAATGCCAGGCTTGGTACATTCAGGCCGATGACAGAAACGCGGCTCTTCAGGTATTGAAAGCCATGAGCGATGAAATCCGCTGTTTGAGGAATATTTATTTGAATGGGGATGATGTGACGGAAGAAGTCTGTCCCCTTTTAATGACTATAGGTGATGCGTCTCTTCCGGAAGAAGAATTCAGTGAGATGTATGGTGCTGGAAATCCGGATGGCGGTATGGATATGCATAGGACAGAAGATTCGCCGGAAGGGGAGGCTGATTCTGAACCTGTTTTCAAGCTGCCTTCTATCCGTGATGTGCAGGCAGCTATGGCTGCAGCTCCGCCGGTGGAAGACAGGCCTGCACTTTCTCAAACGGCAGGCATTTCTTTTTCGAGCGAATTGCCGTCTTTAGCGAGCGTGCTTCCTGCTTCCGCTTTCCAATTATCCGCTTCCGGAGAGAAGAGAACGGACGGCATCCTTTTAGGCAGATCACATATTAAAGGGAAAATATCGGATATCAGTACGATCCGGGAAGAACAGGGCGGTATCGTCGTACAGGGAACTGTCATTGGCTGTGAGTGCCGAGAACTCCGTGAAAACAGGTGTCTGTTTACCATGAAGCTGGCTGATGAGACGGACGGAATCCTTTGCAAAAAGTTTTTTGAAAAGAAGGAAGACGCACAAAAGCTGACCGGTGTAAAAAAGAATATGACAGTAAAAGTCAGGGGGAATGTGCAGCTTGATAAATTTACCGGCGGCCTTGTGCTGAATATTTCCCAGATGGAACAAGGGAAAGAGAAAGAAATCAACCATGAGGATATGGCCGAAACACCGCGTGTGGAACTCCATCTTCATACGAAAATGAGTTTGGACGGACTCATCGATAATGAAGAGATCATCAGGACGGCGGCAAAGTGGAAGCATCCTGCCGTGGCGATTACGGATCACGGCGTCATTCAGGCATTTCCCCAAATACAAACATTGGCGGCAAAATACGGGCAAAAAGTCATCTACGGCATGGAAGGTTATCTGATCGATGAAGTGCCTGAAGATATTGACAGTGACCGGCAGCAGTACAGCCATATTATCCTGCTGGCAAAAAATATCACGGGGCTCCGCAATTTGTACCGTCTTGTGACGCTGTCCCATCTGAAATACTACCGCAAGCGTCCTCTTCTGCCCCGTCCGCTCCTTGAGGAATTCAGGGACGGACTGATGTATGGTTCCGCCTGTGTCATGGGTGAATTTTTCCGTGCCGTTTTGAACGGAGACAGCGATGAAGAACTGATCCGTCTGGCGAAATTCTATGATTATCTGGAAGTGCAGCCGCTGGGAAACAATGAATTCCTGCTGTATGAAGATAAGTATGCTGCCATCACGACGAAAAAAGATTTGCAGGAGCTGAACAAGAAAGTTATTGAAATAGGAGAAAAAGCGGGGATTCCTGTATGCGCCACATCTGATGCCCACTACCTTTTTGCCGAATACGCGCGGGACAGAGATATCCTTTTGTCCAACTGGGAAAAACCGGGGAAAATAGAATCCCATCCGCCGGTATACCTTCGGACGACGGAGGAAATGCTGGAGGAATTCAGCTATCTGCCGAAAGAAAAAGCGGAGGAGATCGTCATCACGAATACCCGCCGAGTGGCGGAGCAGTGCGAGGTCATTGAACCGCTGGCGGAAGAATGGAAATCGTACAATCCGAAAATTGCCGGTGCCGATGATAAGCTGAAAGCCATGTGCTATGAGAAAGCGGTGGAGCTTTATGGAGAACCGCTGCCGGAAATCATCCGGGACAGGCTTGATTTGGAGCTGACACCGATCATTAATCACGGCTATGGCGTCCTATACTACATCGCCCATAAACTCGTCAAGCATTCTAACGACCGCGGCTACCTGGTGGGATCCCGGGGTTCTGTCGGGTCTTCTTTTGTGGCGACACTGGCAGGCATCACGGAAGTGAATCCGCTTCCGCCCCACTATGTGTGCCCCCATTGCCACTGGAACCAATTCTTTACTGACGGTTCCGTCGGCGGCGGTTTTGATCTGGCAGATAAGAAATGCCCGAACTGCGGCACGGAATTAAATAAGGATGGGCACAATATCCCGTTTGCCGTTTTCCTGGGATTTGACGGAGACAAAGTGCCTGATATCGATCTGAATTTTTCCTCCGGCGACGACCAGGCGGTGGCCCATAAGTACACCGAAGAACTCTTCGGGCGGGATAATGTATTCCGCGCAGGAACGATTGCGGGGATCCAGGATAAGACAGCTTTCGGATTCGTCAAACGGTACGCGGAAAACCGCGGGCTGACATTCAATGATATTTTTATAGAAAAATTATCTGCCGGCGTGGCAGGGGTAAAACGGACCACAGGGCAGCATCCCGCCGGTATCATGGTCTGTCCCCGGGATATGGATATCCACAATTTCACGCCACTCCAATATGCCGCCAATAAAAGATGGCTGAAAGATGAAACGGGAGAAAAAATTCCGGGTACCATCACCACCCATTTTGATTACCATTCTATTTCAGGACGCATGCTGAAACTGGATATTCTGGGCCACGATGATCCGAAAGTCATACGTATGCTTCAGGATATCACGGGCATCGATCCGCTTCACATTCCTTTCAATGATGAAAAAACGCTGTCCCTTTTCAGCTCGCCGGATGCTCTCGGCATTACGTCGGAACAGTTGAAAGCGGCGGTGGGGGACAAGGGGATTACCGTGGGGGCGATTGGCCTTCCCGAATTCGGCACACCTTTTGTCCGCGGTATGCTGGAGGATACGCGGCCCAAAAATTTCTCCGAGCTTGTCCGCATTTCCGGCTTTTCTCACGGGACGAACGTGTGGCTGAATAATGCGCGGGATTTGATTACGTCAGGCAAGGTCAAACTGGAAGAAGCGATTTCCACGCGCGATGATATCATGAACTACCTGATTGAACATCATGTAAAACCGCTGACTGCTTTCAAAGTCATGGAAAACGTGCGTAAGGGTAAGGGGCTGGAAAAAGGAAATTCCAACAACCGGAAAGAATTGGAAGATGCCCGGGTACCGCAGTGGTTCATTGACTCATGCCTGAAAATTTCCTACCTTTTCCCAAGAGCCCATGCGGTGGCTTACGTTATGATGGCGTTCCGTATCGCCTGGTTCAAGGTGTATGAACCTCTTGCTTACTATGCGGCTTACTTCACTATTCGGGCGGAAGGCGCATTCAATGCGGCGGTTATTTTAAGAGGACTGGCGTCCCAGTCGGCAGAGCTGGCGCGGATTAATTCGCTACCTCACCCAACGGCGGTGGAAAAAGGGAGTGCCACAGTTATTGAGGCAGCGGCGGAAATGTATCTTCGCGGTTTGAAGTTCCTGCCTATCGACTTGAATAAATCATCCGCTTCTGAATTTCTCATGGAAGACGGCGCACTCCGCCCTCCGTTCAATTGCATTCCCGCTTTGGGAAATACGGTAGCAAAGGAAATTGTTGAAGCCCGCAGGGAACATCCCTTTACGTCGAAAGAAGATTTGAAAAAGCGAGGCAAGGTAAGCCAGAGCATTATCGATACTATGGATGAAATGGGAATCCTCCACGGTATGCCGGAAGAAGAACAGATTAACCTGTTTTCTTTCTGA
- the sdaAA gene encoding L-serine ammonia-lyase, iron-sulfur-dependent, subunit alpha produces MKTYHSVKELFALAEENHCSPGVIACRLESEESGKDFDEVWEKMKKTIPVFRQSIQRGLADTKKSASGLVGGDANAIFMRESRFLSPVCRRACAYAIATAEANAKMFRIVACPTAGSCGIVPAVLAAVAEEENSTLNDVTCALFTAGAIGRITAENASISGAVGGCQAECGTAAAMAAAAAVDLLHGTTEEMGNAMALAMKNILGLACDPVAGLVEVPCVKRNGFHAVHALVAVEMAMMGIRSVIPPDDVIDAMGRIGRLMPVSLRETSLAGLAMTEEGKHISERLMKQNAMPAE; encoded by the coding sequence ATGAAAACATATCATTCCGTAAAGGAACTTTTTGCGTTGGCAGAAGAAAACCATTGCTCTCCCGGTGTTATTGCATGCCGGCTGGAGTCGGAAGAAAGCGGAAAAGACTTTGATGAAGTATGGGAAAAGATGAAAAAGACCATTCCCGTTTTCCGTCAGTCTATCCAGCGCGGACTGGCGGATACGAAAAAATCTGCCAGCGGACTTGTGGGTGGTGATGCCAATGCCATTTTCATGCGGGAAAGCCGTTTTTTGAGTCCTGTATGCCGCCGTGCCTGTGCTTATGCTATAGCAACAGCGGAAGCAAATGCTAAAATGTTCCGTATCGTGGCGTGTCCGACAGCAGGATCCTGCGGGATTGTACCGGCTGTTTTGGCGGCAGTGGCGGAAGAAGAAAATTCTACTCTCAATGATGTGACCTGCGCGTTATTTACAGCGGGAGCCATCGGACGGATTACTGCGGAGAATGCTTCGATTTCGGGGGCAGTTGGCGGCTGCCAGGCGGAATGCGGCACAGCGGCGGCGATGGCTGCGGCTGCGGCAGTGGATTTACTCCATGGTACGACAGAGGAAATGGGGAACGCTATGGCGCTGGCGATGAAAAATATTTTGGGGCTTGCCTGTGATCCTGTGGCGGGTCTTGTGGAGGTTCCCTGCGTGAAAAGAAACGGATTCCATGCGGTACATGCCCTTGTGGCGGTGGAAATGGCAATGATGGGGATCCGTTCCGTCATCCCTCCTGATGATGTGATTGACGCTATGGGAAGAATCGGGCGCCTTATGCCTGTGTCCCTTCGTGAAACCAGCCTTGCAGGTCTTGCCATGACGGAAGAAGGAAAGCATATTTCCGAAAGGCTGATGAAACAAAATGCTATGCCGGCAGAATAG
- the queG gene encoding tRNA epoxyqueuosine(34) reductase QueG: MNSSAKNLLLEKARSLLLDAVGCMSCPIAPQLSEKLEKAGPVPFAPAEIEKRLAPEEILADTKSIAVILFPYRYPEEKNANIALYARAKDYHHVVRAYLAKIIGYMEEQYPNEKFHAITDTSPMADRWLAYQAGLGFFGRNHCLIHPKYGSYFTIGAILTTLALPPDTPLAMNCGSCTRCFAACPGKALSHERFNPWRCKSYLTQKKEVLNEEEKNILRKTPLIFGCDECQKCCPFNENAAYSPLPETGADRIPRLERETLEQISNRRFTKEYGEYAFSWRGRPVLLRNMDIIDKK, from the coding sequence ATGAATTCTTCCGCCAAAAATCTATTATTGGAAAAAGCACGCTCCCTCCTGCTGGACGCCGTAGGATGCATGTCCTGCCCTATCGCCCCCCAGCTTTCCGAAAAACTGGAAAAAGCGGGTCCCGTTCCTTTCGCGCCGGCGGAGATAGAAAAGCGGCTGGCGCCTGAAGAAATTCTCGCGGATACGAAGTCCATCGCTGTCATTCTCTTCCCTTACCGGTACCCCGAGGAAAAGAATGCAAATATCGCCCTTTATGCACGAGCCAAAGATTATCACCACGTTGTCCGCGCGTATCTTGCAAAAATTATCGGATATATGGAAGAGCAGTATCCCAATGAAAAATTCCATGCGATTACCGATACATCCCCCATGGCAGACCGCTGGCTCGCTTACCAGGCAGGACTCGGTTTTTTCGGCAGGAACCACTGCCTCATACATCCGAAGTACGGTTCTTACTTTACCATCGGAGCCATACTGACCACTTTGGCACTTCCTCCGGACACCCCGCTTGCAATGAACTGCGGCAGCTGCACCCGCTGTTTCGCGGCATGCCCCGGAAAAGCGCTTTCCCACGAACGGTTCAATCCGTGGCGATGCAAATCGTACCTCACGCAAAAGAAAGAAGTCTTAAATGAAGAAGAAAAAAATATTCTTCGTAAGACGCCGCTTATCTTCGGATGTGATGAGTGCCAGAAATGCTGTCCCTTTAATGAAAATGCAGCATACTCTCCCCTTCCGGAAACGGGTGCAGACCGGATCCCCCGTCTGGAAAGAGAAACACTGGAACAGATTTCAAACCGCCGATTTACAAAAGAATATGGAGAATATGCTTTTTCCTGGCGGGGCAGGCCCGTCTTACTCCGAAATATGGATATCATCGATAAAAAATAA
- a CDS encoding LPO_1073/Vpar_1526 family protein encodes MFIVPYMVVAAVAILFFIVCRFIVYGVGGKSRHAGVKAEVTAEIPVRPRRKKVPVRQAVPETTAEFPLRKKSAGAGKSAGETTQILPVKEIVKKADAAMGADGATRVFDRGELEKTLPPAKMPSGKVSAFTAEKAPEILEGTPTLQSLEERFVRHFLNRYGAVSSVVEQDTRMVTGHLIRNMDMDPEDMADSLTHIMVQEALQNAQRTYVLMPNDTVLSMVTDAFADVARGRRSETRTTLAYDALKAMPRMEETQFNALSLLLLFHYSRNTDNVDMEAFRKYTRKYITPFLKELPDEYSGYQQMEYIRCVSLENREISFGRVLHDSYPLVFAYRGAMKSELSSVKSDWPEDALVPSLYNSYYKPAVVDDSLFADFCADMGITKEEDKTYLLKVLHSRPVDYDRKELSYILEKISPDLASMQEVWDTSLLRRSSLTLMGMYIARACIKATIGEEFDLSHWM; translated from the coding sequence ATGTTTATTGTGCCTTATATGGTGGTAGCTGCAGTTGCTATCCTGTTTTTTATTGTATGCCGGTTTATAGTGTACGGCGTTGGCGGTAAATCGCGGCACGCCGGGGTGAAAGCGGAAGTGACCGCGGAAATTCCCGTGCGTCCCCGCCGTAAAAAGGTGCCGGTCCGGCAGGCAGTGCCTGAGACGACCGCAGAATTTCCTTTGAGGAAAAAATCAGCTGGTGCCGGAAAATCCGCCGGTGAGACTACACAGATTTTGCCTGTAAAGGAAATTGTAAAAAAGGCTGATGCCGCTATGGGTGCTGATGGCGCTACCCGTGTTTTCGACCGGGGTGAACTGGAAAAAACGCTGCCGCCTGCTAAAATGCCTTCCGGGAAGGTATCTGCCTTTACCGCGGAAAAAGCTCCTGAGATTTTGGAAGGCACACCGACACTCCAATCTCTGGAAGAACGGTTTGTCCGGCATTTCCTGAACCGGTACGGCGCGGTTTCTTCTGTCGTGGAACAAGATACAAGGATGGTAACTGGACACTTAATCCGTAATATGGATATGGATCCTGAAGATATGGCAGACAGTCTGACACATATCATGGTACAGGAAGCGTTACAGAACGCCCAGCGTACGTATGTGCTGATGCCGAACGATACGGTTCTTTCCATGGTGACCGATGCATTTGCGGATGTGGCCAGGGGCCGCCGTTCCGAAACGAGGACAACCCTTGCCTATGATGCGCTGAAAGCGATGCCCCGCATGGAAGAAACACAATTCAATGCGTTGTCGCTCCTTCTTCTTTTTCATTATTCAAGGAATACGGATAATGTGGATATGGAGGCCTTCCGTAAGTACACGAGAAAGTATATTACTCCGTTTCTTAAGGAGCTGCCTGATGAATACAGCGGTTATCAGCAGATGGAATATATTCGCTGTGTCTCTTTGGAAAACAGAGAAATCTCTTTTGGCAGGGTGCTTCATGATTCATACCCTCTTGTTTTTGCTTACCGCGGCGCCATGAAGAGCGAACTTTCTTCCGTGAAATCCGACTGGCCTGAAGATGCTCTTGTCCCCAGTCTGTACAATTCATACTATAAACCGGCGGTGGTGGATGATTCCCTCTTTGCGGATTTTTGTGCTGATATGGGGATTACCAAAGAGGAAGACAAGACTTACCTTCTGAAAGTTCTCCATTCCCGTCCGGTGGATTATGACAGAAAGGAATTATCATACATCCTGGAAAAGATTTCTCCCGACCTGGCAAGTATGCAGGAAGTATGGGACACCAGTCTGCTCCGCAGATCTTCGCTGACCCTTATGGGGATGTACATCGCCCGTGCCTGCATCAAGGCAACCATCGGCGAGGAGTTTGACTTGTCCCATTGGATGTAA
- the scfA gene encoding six-cysteine ranthipeptide SCIFF, producing the protein MSKHIVTINSSSLQDSIKFEGCSECQTSCQSACKTSCTIGNLLCTEQEEAEEA; encoded by the coding sequence ATGTCTAAACACATCGTTACGATTAACAGCTCTTCTCTGCAGGACTCCATCAAATTTGAAGGCTGCAGCGAATGCCAGACTTCCTGTCAGTCTGCATGCAAGACCAGCTGCACTATCGGCAACCTGCTCTGTACGGAACAGGAAGAAGCTGAAGAAGCGTAA